Proteins from a single region of Pseudomonas sp. 10S4:
- a CDS encoding diguanylate cyclase, with the protein METWIPHSFSRPKLLIVDDQPTNIRVLHELFREDCDVFMASSGEQAISVCQTLLPDLILLDVVMEGMDGHEVCRRLKADPATQSIPIIFITAQQQESDEVIALELGAVDFITKPINPVIVKARVRTHLTLKLQSDLLRSMALIDGLTGVANRRKFNEDILADWRQCFREHKPLSLILVDVDYFKRYNDQYGHQAGDGCLKSIAQALAETVRRPYDLVARYGGEEFACVLPNTVLSGAVDIAEKMQKRVRSLGIEHSASDVDRVMTISLGVATLTPAGEHGFEALIEAADKQLYGAKNAGRARVCSSAMSSS; encoded by the coding sequence ATGGAAACCTGGATACCGCATTCATTTAGCCGTCCAAAGCTGCTTATTGTCGACGACCAACCGACTAATATCCGGGTACTTCATGAGCTATTTCGTGAGGACTGTGATGTTTTCATGGCCTCCAGCGGTGAGCAGGCAATCAGCGTATGCCAGACCCTGCTACCTGATTTGATTCTTCTGGACGTGGTTATGGAGGGTATGGACGGGCATGAAGTATGCCGTCGACTCAAAGCTGATCCTGCGACCCAGAGCATCCCCATCATCTTCATTACCGCACAGCAGCAGGAGTCAGATGAAGTGATAGCTCTGGAGCTTGGCGCGGTGGACTTCATCACCAAACCCATCAACCCGGTCATTGTTAAAGCACGGGTACGAACACATCTAACCCTGAAACTACAGAGCGATCTGCTGCGTTCCATGGCGTTGATAGATGGTCTTACTGGGGTGGCCAATCGACGAAAATTTAATGAGGATATATTGGCGGATTGGCGTCAGTGCTTTCGAGAGCACAAGCCGCTATCGCTCATTTTGGTGGATGTCGACTATTTCAAACGCTACAACGACCAGTACGGGCACCAGGCTGGAGATGGCTGTTTGAAATCCATTGCCCAAGCGTTAGCTGAAACGGTTAGACGCCCCTACGACCTGGTCGCTCGGTACGGTGGCGAAGAGTTCGCCTGCGTTCTGCCCAATACCGTTCTTTCGGGTGCGGTCGACATTGCAGAAAAAATGCAAAAGCGTGTCCGGTCGCTGGGCATCGAGCATTCTGCTTCTGATGTCGATCGCGTGATGACTATCTCTCTAGGCGTCGCAACATTGACGCCCGCTGGCGAACATGGATTCGAGGCTTTGATAGAAGCCGCGGACAAGCAACTTTACGGAGCTAAGAACGCGGGCAGGGCGCGGGTATGTTCATCTGCAATGTCTTCCAGTTAA
- a CDS encoding PAS domain S-box protein — protein sequence MRVRKYKFFAFNWGVAITLAVGLGVSILGGWILERINEEQAQEAIAAATEDAAELVLTRLNLYQYGLRGARGAVLTAGEYGISREVFRRYHRTRDLASEFPGASAFGFIRRVLEQDESEFLKHARADGKADFSIRQFSPHSGERYVVQYVEPAEENQAAIGLDIASETSRREAAQSSIQSGAARITGPITLIQAQGKPQQSFLVLMPIFRDGVTPVTAAEREAAAFGWSYVVLRTEEVLKGLRIENEAVHLRLRDITVPGQETLFYGSTDDSARRETLMTHQLEREVYGRRWEIELDANSLFIQRLHQVSPKVVLFFGGFLTLLLATLASVVSVSRQRRRQIFAEQARLASIVESSADGIIGKTLDGVVTNWNKGAEHLFGYTAEEAVGHTLASLIVPEELVAEEAHILARIRTGERITSFDTQRRRKDSRLIDVSTSISPIYGEGGRVIGASKTLRDISAKKAAEARILELNSNLEEQVAQRTSELRHLNLLLGSVLSSATEVSIIATDLDGVIRVFNKGAEHLLGYDADEVVGKDTPALFHVPEDIAARGVELSEEYAQPIDGFRVFTHKPELEGAETREWTYIRKDGSRFPVTLVVTSMRNADGVSSGYLGIAVDITKRKAAEKELAASLKTTLEQRSELMTVHDQLLMAAEVAELGVWSWTLADNALKWNDRMFEFYGQPLSLRDTGLNYMHWYSRVHPEDVVAAAAKLNAAVEGTDVYDTIFRVVRPDGQLRFIHAGAQIERSPDGTALRVTGINRDITVQRELESHLLYAKEQADAGSAAKSAFLANMSHEIRTPMNAVLGMLQLVQNTDLNGRQLDYVTKAQTAAKSLLGLLNDILDYSKIEAGKLQLDVHPFELEPLMRDLAVVLAGNQGEKEVEVMFDLDSNLPNDLIGDSLRLQQVLINLAGNALKFTLEGQIVVSIEQLKRTENAVSLRIAVSDTGIGISTEQLQRIFEGFTQAEASTSRRFGGTGLGLVICKRLVALMGGELQVESQQGVGSRFWFDITLDVAPTSLLSSACTGVDVSLRILVVDDNAMAGELLLRTVHALGWNADRVSGGTQAVEWVRKAQALGEAYDVVLMDWRMSDMDGLSAAQLIHQQGNGVPPPMVIMITAYGREVLADAHQAGDAPFVGFLTKPVTPKQLADAVQRALKGKDLLHSPLPRSTVDRPQRLAGLRLLVVEDNMLNRQVADELLTREGAQVTLAEGGLEGVSKVMNEHVPFDVVLMDIQMPDIDGLEATRRIRSNPRFATLPIVAMTANASNTDREACLAAGMNDHVGKPIDLEQLVVTLLLQVGREGSQAASGLGQTMMGEGVIDSRASIIDRFGGDLDLIRIVLKNFGPELEKQLVRLHDQIQHQDASGAAFVLHSIKGSSGTMGAKALSQLAGNLEQTLKDPASAASIFADVTWFDELSRLLQLSLEQMSVDFGQSPRAKISAGNQIMEPTQWKESLEEILLLLEAGNLQAIELADALVSKTPQSLRRQFDELVERVQSLDFSAAMPIGRDLLRSA from the coding sequence ATGCGGGTGAGAAAGTATAAGTTTTTTGCATTCAACTGGGGAGTAGCCATCACTCTGGCCGTGGGGTTAGGGGTAAGCATTCTGGGTGGCTGGATCCTTGAACGTATCAACGAAGAGCAGGCTCAAGAAGCGATCGCAGCGGCGACCGAAGACGCCGCAGAGTTGGTTTTAACACGTCTCAATCTTTACCAATACGGATTGCGAGGCGCTCGTGGCGCTGTGCTGACAGCGGGCGAGTATGGCATTAGCCGTGAAGTGTTTCGCCGATATCATAGAACCCGTGACCTCGCTTCCGAGTTCCCCGGCGCCAGTGCTTTTGGTTTTATCAGGCGTGTGCTGGAGCAGGATGAAAGTGAGTTTCTCAAGCATGCTCGGGCCGACGGCAAAGCTGATTTCTCCATTCGGCAATTCTCGCCCCATTCAGGTGAGCGTTACGTTGTCCAGTATGTCGAACCGGCTGAAGAAAACCAGGCCGCCATTGGCTTGGACATCGCTTCGGAAACATCGCGGCGAGAGGCGGCACAATCCTCGATACAAAGCGGTGCGGCACGGATCACTGGGCCCATCACGCTAATACAGGCCCAGGGGAAACCGCAGCAGTCATTCCTGGTGTTGATGCCCATCTTTCGCGATGGAGTCACTCCGGTGACTGCTGCTGAACGCGAGGCCGCAGCTTTTGGCTGGAGCTATGTCGTGTTACGGACAGAGGAGGTGCTCAAAGGCCTGCGCATAGAAAATGAGGCGGTACATCTACGATTAAGGGATATCACCGTCCCAGGGCAAGAGACGCTGTTTTATGGAAGCACTGACGACTCGGCTCGCCGTGAAACGCTGATGACCCATCAGCTGGAGCGCGAGGTCTACGGGAGGCGGTGGGAAATCGAACTCGACGCAAACTCGCTGTTCATTCAGCGCCTGCATCAGGTCTCACCAAAAGTTGTGCTGTTTTTCGGTGGTTTTCTCACGCTTCTTCTGGCGACCTTGGCGAGTGTCGTGAGTGTCAGCCGTCAACGTCGGCGGCAGATATTTGCAGAGCAGGCAAGGCTGGCTTCCATCGTTGAAAGCTCGGCAGATGGCATTATCGGAAAAACACTCGATGGCGTCGTCACCAACTGGAACAAGGGCGCCGAGCATCTGTTTGGCTATACCGCTGAGGAGGCGGTCGGCCACACACTGGCCAGCTTGATTGTTCCTGAGGAGCTTGTAGCTGAGGAAGCCCATATCCTTGCGCGCATAAGGACGGGAGAGCGAATCACCAGCTTTGATACTCAACGCCGCCGAAAAGATAGCCGGCTGATCGACGTATCCACCAGCATCTCCCCTATTTATGGCGAGGGTGGTCGCGTAATTGGCGCCTCCAAGACGTTAAGGGATATCTCGGCGAAAAAAGCAGCAGAGGCTCGAATTCTCGAACTCAATTCCAACCTTGAGGAGCAGGTTGCACAGCGAACGTCCGAGTTGCGGCATCTCAATCTGTTGTTGGGCTCCGTGCTGAGTTCGGCGACTGAGGTTTCGATCATTGCGACGGATCTCGATGGCGTTATCCGTGTATTCAACAAAGGCGCCGAGCATTTGTTGGGTTATGACGCCGATGAGGTAGTGGGCAAAGACACCCCAGCGCTCTTCCATGTACCCGAAGACATCGCTGCCCGTGGTGTTGAGCTGAGCGAGGAATACGCCCAGCCCATCGACGGTTTCCGTGTGTTTACCCATAAACCTGAGCTTGAAGGCGCAGAAACCCGAGAGTGGACTTACATTCGCAAGGATGGCTCTCGGTTTCCTGTCACGCTAGTGGTCACCTCCATGCGCAATGCCGATGGGGTATCGAGCGGTTACCTGGGTATCGCGGTAGACATCACCAAACGTAAAGCGGCAGAAAAGGAACTGGCCGCGAGCCTGAAGACGACACTGGAACAACGTAGCGAACTGATGACGGTGCACGATCAGCTGCTGATGGCTGCTGAAGTGGCCGAATTGGGCGTCTGGTCTTGGACATTGGCAGACAACGCTTTGAAATGGAATGACCGCATGTTCGAGTTCTACGGGCAGCCACTATCGTTGCGCGATACAGGTCTGAACTACATGCACTGGTACTCGCGTGTTCACCCCGAGGATGTCGTGGCAGCGGCTGCAAAGCTGAATGCCGCCGTCGAGGGGACTGATGTGTATGACACCATTTTCCGTGTCGTTCGCCCGGACGGCCAACTCCGCTTCATACATGCCGGCGCACAGATAGAACGCAGTCCAGACGGTACAGCTTTGCGCGTTACTGGTATCAATAGGGACATCACTGTTCAACGCGAGCTAGAGTCACATCTGCTTTACGCCAAGGAACAGGCCGATGCCGGGAGTGCGGCCAAGTCTGCATTCCTGGCTAACATGAGTCATGAGATACGCACACCGATGAACGCCGTGTTGGGTATGTTGCAGTTAGTGCAGAACACCGACCTGAATGGTCGCCAACTCGATTATGTGACCAAAGCGCAGACTGCTGCTAAATCACTGCTGGGGTTGCTCAATGACATCCTTGATTACTCCAAGATTGAGGCTGGCAAGTTGCAACTCGATGTGCACCCGTTCGAGCTCGAACCGCTCATGCGTGACCTCGCTGTAGTGCTTGCAGGTAACCAGGGCGAGAAGGAGGTTGAGGTCATGTTCGACCTGGACTCCAATTTACCCAACGACCTGATCGGCGATAGCCTGCGACTGCAACAGGTACTGATCAACCTGGCGGGTAATGCCCTCAAGTTCACCCTGGAAGGCCAGATTGTGGTCAGCATTGAACAACTGAAACGCACGGAAAATGCCGTGAGCTTGCGCATCGCCGTTTCTGATACCGGCATCGGTATCAGCACCGAACAGCTTCAGCGTATTTTTGAAGGATTCACTCAGGCCGAGGCTTCAACTTCCCGGCGCTTTGGTGGCACAGGCTTGGGTCTGGTGATCTGCAAGCGGTTGGTCGCCTTGATGGGTGGTGAACTTCAGGTGGAGAGCCAGCAAGGTGTAGGGAGTCGTTTCTGGTTTGATATCACTCTGGATGTAGCGCCGACGTCACTGCTGAGCTCCGCCTGTACAGGAGTCGATGTGTCCTTACGGATTCTGGTCGTCGACGACAACGCCATGGCGGGTGAATTGCTGTTGCGAACCGTACATGCATTGGGATGGAACGCTGACCGCGTGAGTGGTGGCACGCAAGCGGTGGAATGGGTGAGGAAAGCCCAGGCGCTAGGTGAAGCCTACGACGTGGTGCTGATGGACTGGCGGATGTCCGATATGGATGGGCTGAGCGCTGCGCAATTGATCCATCAGCAGGGCAACGGTGTCCCACCTCCAATGGTCATTATGATCACTGCTTACGGTCGCGAGGTATTGGCTGACGCCCACCAGGCGGGAGACGCTCCCTTCGTGGGGTTCCTCACCAAACCTGTCACTCCCAAGCAGCTAGCCGACGCAGTTCAGCGAGCACTCAAGGGCAAAGACCTGCTGCATTCTCCTCTTCCCCGGTCAACGGTTGACAGGCCGCAGCGTCTGGCCGGGCTGCGACTATTGGTGGTGGAAGACAATATGCTCAATCGCCAGGTAGCCGATGAGTTACTGACAAGAGAAGGCGCGCAGGTGACGCTGGCTGAAGGCGGGCTGGAAGGTGTGAGTAAGGTGATGAATGAGCATGTGCCCTTCGACGTCGTATTAATGGATATCCAGATGCCGGATATTGATGGCTTGGAGGCGACTCGTCGCATTCGATCGAACCCACGCTTCGCAACGCTGCCGATTGTGGCAATGACCGCAAATGCCTCCAATACCGACCGTGAAGCCTGTCTTGCTGCGGGGATGAATGATCATGTCGGCAAACCTATAGACCTAGAGCAACTCGTCGTAACGTTGCTCTTGCAAGTGGGCCGCGAGGGCAGCCAAGCAGCTTCAGGCCTGGGGCAAACCATGATGGGCGAAGGCGTCATCGATTCCCGGGCGTCAATCATTGATCGTTTTGGTGGCGACCTCGATTTGATCCGCATCGTGCTGAAAAACTTCGGCCCGGAGCTGGAAAAGCAGCTAGTCCGGTTGCACGATCAGATCCAGCATCAAGACGCATCGGGGGCCGCTTTTGTACTCCATTCCATTAAAGGCAGCAGCGGCACCATGGGCGCCAAGGCGCTGTCACAGCTGGCCGGCAACCTGGAGCAGACTCTGAAAGATCCAGCGTCTGCAGCGAGCATCTTTGCTGACGTCACCTGGTTTGACGAATTAAGCAGGTTGTTGCAACTCAGTCTTGAGCAGATGAGTGTCGACTTTGGTCAGAGCCCGCGAGCAAAGATCAGTGCTGGCAACCAAATCATGGAACCGACGCAGTGGAAGGAATCCCTCGAAGAGATTTTGCTATTGCTGGAAGCCGGTAATCTTCAAGCCATAGAGCTGGCAGACGCGTTGGTGTCAAAAACGCCGCAATCCTTGCGCCGACAGTTCGACGAACTCGTTGAAAGGGTGCAGTCTCTAGACTTTTCCGCTGCGATGCCGATTGGTCGCGACCTGTTGAGATCTGCCTGA
- a CDS encoding response regulator — translation MRVMILDDDPWISDLLKQLVLSIRPVAQVDCFADVASALDAWQPSTYQLVMADWNLPDAPGVNLLQKIREKDQDTPLIMITGRADRDSVLAVKSLRVSAFFTKPFQVSRVVQCLESLLPLDEPPRATTINTEDLINYLSGLSAAELDLPLLASVKDKLQLGYGGALLDLRELANDWQHDPALCAHLIAAANGATYLGLGQPCTNLNGALTRLGGLTSVNLAISQALRQTNTQPDGMLMTFIQTHLDDAERLAERVVLLAQQSGLDPAPLQSAALLHRMGELCVLYQTQKWENQGNSVTEETLTHAVRDFAAPFAVRLKASWGLPMVLRELIGAIYALPPMQVRREQVVMRLAAAMNNGEPEADIERLQRLAGLT, via the coding sequence ATGCGAGTGATGATTCTGGATGATGACCCCTGGATATCAGATCTTTTAAAACAGCTCGTGTTGAGCATCCGCCCGGTTGCCCAAGTCGATTGCTTTGCCGATGTCGCTAGTGCTTTAGACGCTTGGCAGCCAAGCACCTATCAATTGGTGATGGCCGACTGGAATCTACCGGATGCCCCCGGCGTCAACCTGCTGCAGAAAATTCGCGAAAAAGATCAAGACACGCCGCTGATCATGATCACCGGGCGCGCTGATCGAGACAGCGTACTGGCGGTAAAGTCGCTGAGAGTCAGCGCCTTTTTCACGAAGCCATTCCAGGTTTCGCGGGTCGTACAATGCCTGGAAAGTCTCCTTCCGCTTGACGAGCCCCCACGCGCCACCACTATCAACACTGAAGACCTGATCAACTATCTCAGTGGTTTGTCTGCGGCTGAGTTGGACTTGCCTTTACTGGCCTCGGTCAAAGACAAGCTTCAGCTCGGCTATGGCGGGGCCTTATTGGATCTGCGAGAACTCGCCAATGACTGGCAGCATGACCCGGCGCTGTGCGCCCATTTGATCGCCGCCGCCAACGGTGCTACGTATCTCGGGCTCGGCCAGCCCTGCACGAATTTGAACGGTGCCCTGACACGGCTGGGAGGGCTTACCAGTGTGAATCTTGCAATTAGCCAGGCCCTGCGACAAACCAATACTCAACCTGACGGCATGCTGATGACTTTCATCCAGACTCATTTGGATGATGCTGAGCGTTTGGCTGAAAGGGTTGTGCTCCTGGCTCAACAAAGCGGTCTGGATCCCGCGCCGCTGCAAAGTGCCGCCCTGTTGCACCGCATGGGCGAACTCTGTGTGCTGTACCAAACTCAGAAATGGGAGAACCAGGGCAATAGCGTGACCGAAGAAACGCTCACGCACGCTGTCCGTGATTTTGCAGCGCCTTTTGCCGTTCGCTTGAAAGCAAGCTGGGGGCTGCCAATGGTTCTACGTGAGTTGATAGGTGCTATTTATGCCTTGCCGCCCATGCAAGTCCGCCGCGAACAAGTGGTGATGCGCCTTGCCGCTGCTATGAACAACGGCGAACCCGAAGCAGACATTGAAAGACTTCAACGATTAGCCGGCCTGACCTGA
- a CDS encoding CHAD domain-containing protein, producing the protein MAFQRDDCMSFVDKFVAEILTLQVALYHSRARLEARTDSEALHDLRISVRRIRSLLRPMRSMSEVTALNNAAAEVGRLTTPARDLEVLIEELEERGFPDQAQFRKAHLDSDYSKILKSPALKNLFIHLDEWPTTFRSVEVNGGLKHVQTQIEKALTKQIDRLHAAVDDAESDRHELRILVKRTRYQTEAFPKLSPLSGKAASSLKTLQSALGAWHDHYQWCQRALIESDLLPLEKVWQRCAATALEKAEIQLKNLAARLPKSSGKKSCLKWQRKNERVLNGLSMAGRKLQIDDWFFHQCQHLKTVQPQVCLC; encoded by the coding sequence ATGGCGTTTCAAAGAGATGACTGCATGTCCTTCGTTGACAAGTTCGTTGCTGAGATACTGACGCTTCAAGTCGCCCTGTATCACTCCCGTGCACGATTGGAGGCCAGGACTGATAGCGAGGCTTTGCATGACCTCAGGATATCTGTGAGGCGCATCCGGAGCCTCCTCCGACCGATGCGTTCGATGAGTGAGGTCACCGCGCTGAATAATGCTGCGGCGGAAGTGGGAAGGCTGACCACGCCGGCTCGCGATCTTGAGGTATTGATCGAAGAGCTAGAGGAGAGGGGCTTTCCTGACCAGGCGCAGTTCAGGAAAGCGCATCTGGATTCGGACTACTCCAAAATTCTAAAAAGCCCGGCTCTCAAGAACCTGTTCATTCACTTGGATGAGTGGCCTACAACCTTTCGCTCGGTTGAGGTCAACGGTGGTTTGAAGCATGTCCAGACTCAAATTGAAAAAGCGCTGACAAAGCAGATCGACCGATTGCATGCGGCGGTAGATGACGCTGAAAGTGATCGGCACGAGTTAAGAATCCTGGTCAAGCGAACTCGTTACCAGACAGAGGCTTTTCCCAAACTGTCACCGCTTTCGGGAAAAGCGGCGAGCTCTCTCAAAACCCTGCAATCGGCTTTGGGTGCCTGGCATGACCATTATCAGTGGTGCCAAAGGGCACTGATCGAATCTGACCTGCTCCCGCTGGAAAAGGTTTGGCAGCGCTGTGCAGCAACCGCACTCGAAAAAGCTGAGATCCAGTTAAAAAACTTGGCAGCACGGTTGCCAAAATCTTCGGGCAAAAAAAGCTGCCTAAAGTGGCAGCGAAAGAATGAGCGCGTTTTGAATGGCCTGAGTATGGCGGGCAGAAAGTTACAAATCGATGATTGGTTTTTCCATCAATGCCAGCACCTTAAGACAGTTCAACCACAGGTCTGTTTATGCTGA
- a CDS encoding patatin-like phospholipase family protein, whose protein sequence is MPIAKTALVLAGGGSLGAVQVGMLQALVEAEVVFDLVVGASVGAINGAYFAARPNAQGVSELADFWRSLRKSDVFPFSAFDTIKGILNRRGHLLSASALHRLVSRSLPVKRIEDTELPLYIVTTNLLSGAEELLSSGSAEQALLASAAIPLVFPSVRVGEKFLVDGGVSSNTPIASAVALGATRVLVLPTGFGCACPCPPNGLVALALHTLNLMSMRQLVRDIELYRTRAAIHVVPPLCPLDASVFDFNQTDQLLQRAYQSTLVWIQEGGLIRDGIPDSLLAHTHHFTDE, encoded by the coding sequence ATGCCAATTGCGAAAACAGCGCTTGTCCTGGCCGGAGGTGGCAGCCTGGGCGCGGTTCAAGTCGGGATGTTACAGGCTCTGGTTGAGGCTGAAGTCGTGTTCGACCTGGTGGTGGGAGCATCGGTCGGCGCCATCAACGGCGCCTACTTCGCCGCCAGACCGAATGCCCAAGGCGTGAGCGAACTTGCGGACTTCTGGCGCAGCCTGCGCAAGTCGGATGTGTTTCCGTTCTCGGCGTTCGACACAATCAAGGGCATTCTCAATCGTCGCGGTCACCTGCTGAGTGCATCCGCGTTGCATCGCTTGGTGAGCAGGTCACTGCCAGTCAAACGGATTGAAGACACTGAGTTGCCGCTTTATATCGTCACCACCAATCTGCTCAGCGGTGCCGAGGAGCTATTGTCCAGTGGCAGCGCTGAACAGGCTTTGCTCGCCAGCGCTGCGATTCCGCTGGTGTTTCCCAGCGTGCGAGTCGGAGAAAAGTTCTTGGTCGACGGCGGCGTCAGCAGCAACACGCCGATTGCCAGTGCGGTGGCATTGGGCGCAACACGGGTTCTGGTGCTGCCCACCGGGTTCGGTTGTGCCTGCCCATGTCCGCCCAACGGACTCGTTGCGCTGGCCTTGCACACGCTCAATTTGATGAGCATGCGTCAACTGGTGCGAGACATCGAGTTGTACCGCACACGTGCAGCCATCCATGTCGTCCCGCCTTTGTGCCCACTGGACGCTTCAGTGTTCGATTTCAACCAGACAGATCAACTGCTGCAGCGTGCTTATCAATCAACCCTAGTTTGGATACAGGAGGGCGGATTGATCCGCGACGGGATACCCGACTCGTTGCTGGCGCATACTCATCATTTTACTGACGAGTGA
- a CDS encoding cytochrome b/b6 domain-containing protein: MLGAPETTSTKKLNSQNSHPRWLRLAHWLNALAVLVMVTSGWRIYNASPLYGFDFPKSITLGGWLGGALQWHFAAMWVLVVVSLFYILFNLFSGRLSRRFFPVSPKGFFHDLWSALHGRLGHDDISHYNHVQRVAYLFVMLDVTVLVISGLVLWKSVQFPLLRELLGGYDSARHVHFIAMSLLVAFIAVHLVMVALVPKTLLAMIVGHRERV; the protein is encoded by the coding sequence ATGCTTGGTGCACCAGAAACGACCAGTACCAAAAAGCTGAATTCGCAAAACAGCCATCCTCGCTGGTTGAGGCTGGCCCATTGGCTGAACGCCCTGGCGGTGTTGGTCATGGTCACGAGCGGATGGCGTATTTACAACGCCTCTCCCCTTTATGGTTTTGATTTTCCAAAGTCGATTACCTTGGGCGGCTGGTTGGGAGGCGCGTTGCAATGGCATTTCGCAGCCATGTGGGTGCTGGTTGTAGTCAGCCTGTTCTACATACTTTTCAATCTTTTTAGTGGTCGGCTGTCACGACGTTTTTTCCCTGTATCACCCAAAGGCTTTTTTCATGACCTGTGGTCTGCACTCCATGGTCGGCTGGGGCATGACGATATAAGCCATTACAACCATGTGCAGCGTGTGGCGTATTTGTTCGTGATGCTCGACGTTACCGTTCTGGTGATTTCCGGGTTGGTCTTGTGGAAGTCAGTTCAGTTTCCGCTACTACGCGAACTGCTGGGCGGCTACGACAGCGCACGGCACGTGCACTTCATTGCGATGTCTCTGCTGGTGGCGTTCATCGCAGTGCATCTGGTTATGGTCGCACTGGTTCCAAAGACGTTATTGGCCATGATTGTCGGCCATAGGGAGCGCGTATGA
- a CDS encoding molybdopterin-dependent oxidoreductase, with translation MRKREQSPELDESSILKDARKIISLQVEDRSRRAFLLRSLTLGGVAMLSGCNISDNDQVETALSFMSRFNDRVQGWLFNPNAMAPTYAESMITRPFPFNAFYGIDEAPVVDEDSYRLEVTGMVADKHSWKLDELRAMAQTDQITRHICVEGWSAIGRWGGIRFSDFLKRVGAETDAKYVGFKCADDYYTSIDMATALHAQTLLTLTYDGAVLPREYGFPMKLRMPTKLGYKNPKHIQAIFVTNTYPGGYWEDQGYNWFGGS, from the coding sequence ATGAGGAAGCGCGAGCAAAGCCCAGAGCTGGATGAGTCGTCCATTTTGAAGGATGCACGCAAAATTATTTCGCTCCAGGTCGAAGATCGCTCACGGCGCGCCTTCCTGCTGCGTAGCTTGACCCTGGGCGGAGTGGCGATGCTGTCCGGCTGTAACATTTCCGATAACGATCAAGTTGAAACGGCTCTGTCCTTCATGTCGCGCTTCAATGACAGGGTGCAGGGCTGGCTGTTCAACCCGAACGCCATGGCCCCGACCTACGCAGAGTCGATGATTACACGGCCATTTCCCTTCAATGCCTTCTACGGCATCGACGAAGCGCCCGTCGTCGATGAAGACTCCTATCGACTGGAAGTAACCGGCATGGTCGCCGACAAGCACAGCTGGAAGCTTGATGAACTGCGAGCCATGGCCCAGACCGATCAAATCACCCGGCACATCTGTGTCGAGGGCTGGAGCGCCATCGGTCGATGGGGTGGCATACGCTTCAGTGATTTCCTCAAGCGCGTTGGTGCTGAGACCGACGCAAAGTACGTCGGCTTCAAATGCGCCGACGATTACTACACCAGTATCGACATGGCCACGGCACTGCATGCTCAAACGCTGCTGACGCTGACCTACGACGGTGCCGTACTGCCGCGTGAATATGGCTTCCCAATGAAGCTGCGCATGCCCACCAAGCTTGGTTATAAGAACCCAAAACACATACAAGCGATTTTCGTCACTAATACCTATCCGGGTGGTTACTGGGAAGACCAGGGCTACAACTGGTTCGGTGGCAGCTGA
- a CDS encoding pentapeptide MXKDX repeat protein, whose amino-acid sequence MKTLTTAILGFCLAVGVATVYADDTMNNDTMKKDSMSKDTMQKDTMKKDEMHKDSMSKDAMKKDSMGKDTMKKDSMSNDGMKKDDMKKNDMSQ is encoded by the coding sequence ATGAAAACTTTAACTACCGCAATCCTAGGTTTTTGCTTGGCAGTGGGCGTCGCAACTGTGTATGCCGATGACACGATGAACAACGACACTATGAAAAAGGACTCCATGTCCAAAGATACAATGCAAAAGGACACTATGAAAAAGGATGAAATGCACAAAGACTCAATGAGTAAGGACGCGATGAAGAAAGATAGTATGGGCAAAGACACGATGAAGAAAGATTCCATGTCCAATGACGGCATGAAGAAAGACGATATGAAGAAGAATGATATGTCCCAATAG
- a CDS encoding DUF6392 family protein has translation MTTKVDEYVKSIGKSYSVLLAEGEIPKKSLQYLFEGDNEPYLTVEDGLSLSFSEEKILQHVYVTLLTTVEGTKEYKGPLPEPLVKQINQSWVRERFGAPVDSKGPVTLPVLGKKGGWDAYSLDPKIYGSVRMIFQYTESLAVNVIHFKRQ, from the coding sequence ATGACTACTAAAGTAGACGAGTACGTAAAAAGTATCGGCAAGAGCTATTCCGTATTGCTGGCGGAAGGTGAAATTCCTAAAAAGAGTCTTCAATATTTATTTGAAGGTGATAATGAGCCATATTTGACTGTTGAGGACGGTTTGAGCTTGAGCTTTTCTGAGGAGAAGATACTTCAGCATGTCTATGTGACACTTCTTACAACTGTTGAGGGCACCAAAGAGTATAAAGGCCCCTTGCCTGAGCCCTTGGTCAAACAGATAAACCAAAGCTGGGTGAGAGAAAGATTTGGTGCCCCGGTAGACTCAAAAGGGCCCGTAACGCTTCCAGTGCTCGGCAAGAAAGGCGGTTGGGATGCTTATAGTCTAGATCCGAAGATTTATGGATCAGTTCGGATGATCTTTCAATATACCGAGTCGTTGGCTGTCAACGTCATTCACTTCAAACGCCAATAA